The following proteins are encoded in a genomic region of Arachis ipaensis cultivar K30076 chromosome B02, Araip1.1, whole genome shotgun sequence:
- the LOC107625535 gene encoding uncharacterized protein LOC107625535, whose product MAKKGKKQLMTSAPWRGDDNNTESEFQDAKLKVTTQPGNGTSTMHVPRSKSNHQHHHDGDDSIEIDPELRYSFQRNFQFLQRVFSIDTLVKPLPPAKAYDVSRNLTFFTRIFTQFFDPEGIANAQKSLGIGREEKARNVR is encoded by the exons ATGGCGAAGAAGGGGAAGAAGCAGCTGATGACGTCAGCGCCATGGAGGGGCGACGACAACAACACTGAATCAGAATTCCAAGATGCTAAGCTCAAAGTCACTACCCAGCCCGGTAATGGCACTTCCACCATGCACGTTCCTCGCTCCAAGTCCAACCACCAGCATCACCACGACGGCGACGATTCCATCGAGATTGACCCTGAGCTTCGCTACAGTTTCCAGCGCAATTTTCAG TTTCTGCAACGGGTTTTTAGCATCGACACTCTGGTGAAACCTCTTCCTCCTGCCAAGGCATACGATGTCTCTCGCAACTTGACCTTCTTCACCCGCATCTTCACACAATTCTTTG ATCCTGAAGGTATTGCAAATGCCCAGAAATCATTGGGCATAGGACGGGAAGAGAAAGCTCGCAATGTTCGCTGA